The genomic region CGGCCGGGGGCGGCTTCATCGGGGAGCGGGCATTCCGGGAGCGGGCGCAGGACGTACGTGGAGGCGATGTCGAAGTCCGACAGGCGCGGGGAGCCCGGCGGCACCGCCTTCGCCGAGACCAGGCGGACGCCCGCCGGAAGGTGGGGCGGCAGGGCCGACGGCAGCCCGGAGGCGACGACCGGGAGGAAGAACTCCGCCTCGAGGAACTCGCACTCGCTGTCCGTTCCCACCGCGAGCGCCGGGGAGAGGGAGAGGCGGGGGGCGGGATTGAATCCCTGGCTGTACGCGACCGGCAGCCCCGCGCGGCGGAAGGTCCGCCCCCAGAGCGACTGGATCTCCAGGCCGCTCAGGTATTTCGCCGGCCCTTCCTTGGCGTAGACGATGCGCACGACGTGCCGCTGCGGCGGGGCCTTCGCGTGCGGCGGGAGGGCATCCTCCACGCGGCCGGCGGCGGGAGCCGCCCCCATCCGCCCGGCGAAGGTGATGTTCGCCAGCCCCGGCGGGCACGCCCCGCAGGCGGAGCAGCCCGCGGCGCGGCAGTCGGGCGTCGCCTCGCCGGCGCGCGCCTTGTCCCGCTCGGCCTTCAGGAACTCCCGCGAGATGCCGGGGTCCACGACGTCCCAGGGGAGCGGCCCGGCGGGGTCGCGTTCCGCCAGGTACTCGAGCGGGTCGATGCCGCCTTCCGAAAACGCGCGGCTCCACGCCTCGGGGCGGAACGACTCCGTCCACGCATCGAACCGCGCCCCGTTGCGGTACGCGGAAAGGATCGCCTCCGGCAGCCGCCCGTCCCCCCGGGCGAAGACCCCTTCCAGCTCCGAGACCTCCGGGGAGTTGTGCTTCACCTCGACGTTGCGGTCCCTGCCGAGCGCGTCGCGCAGCATCCGGATCCGCTCCCACATCTCCTCCCGCCCGGCCTGCCGCTCCCACTGGAAGGGGGTGTGCGGCTTGGGGACGAAGGGGGAGACGCTCACGGTTACGGAGCAGCGCTTCCCGTGCCTCCGCGCGACCGCGCCGACCCGCTTCGCCAAGGCGGCGACGGCGCGCACGTCCTCGGCCGTCTCGCCGGGGAGCCCCACCATGAAATAGAGCTTGAGCGTCTGCCAGCCGTTGCCGAAGATCCACTCCGCCGTCCGGAGGACGTCGTCGTCGGCGATGTCCTTGTTGATCGCGCGGCGCAGCCGCTCCGTGCCGGCCTCCGGCGCCAGCGTGAAGCCGGACTTGCGCACCTTCCGGAGCTGCTCGACCGTGTTCTCCTTCAGCGCGTCCAGCCGCAGCGACGGCAGGGAAAGGGAGACGTGGTCCGGCGCCAGCGCCTCCATCGCCTCTGTGACGAGCCGGTCGATGCAGCTGTAGTCCGCCGCGGACAGGGACAGAAGCCCCACCTCGTCGTAGCCGGTCCGGGGCGCCTCCTCCTGGAGGTAGCGGAGCACGACCAGAGGATCGCGCTCCCGCACCGGGCGGTAGGCGTAGCCCGCCTGGCAGAAGCGGCAGCCGCGCGTGCAGCCGCGGGAGATCTCCACGGCCAGGCGGTCGTGGATCACCCGCATCGAAGGGAGGATGGGCGCGGGGAGCAGGGGGGAGAGGGCGAGGTCGGGGAGGACGCGCCGGGAGACCGAGGAGGAGATCCCGGGGACGTACACGCCGGGGATCCGGGCGAGCGCATCCAGCAGCGCGGCGCGGGAGCTCCCGCGCTCCTTGCGCTCCTGCACGGCGGAAACGATCTCCAGCGCCGCCACCTCGCCGTCCCCCACGAGGAGGGCATCGAAGAACGGCGCGACGGGGGCGGGATTCAGCGTGCAGACGCCTCCCGCGACGACCAGCGGCTGCTCCTCCCCGCGCTCCTTCGACCGCAGCGGGATTCCCGCGAGGTCGAGCATCATGAGGACGTTCGTGTAGGTGAGCTCGTAGCACAGGGAGAAGCCGATCATGTCGAAGGAGCCGGCCGGGCGCCCGGACTCGAGCGAAGGGAGCGGCATCCCGGAGGCGCGCAGATGCTCCTCGTAGTCGCCCCAGGGGGCGAAGACGCGCTCGCACCGCGTACCGGGCCGGGCGTTCAGGATCGTGTGAAGGAGGAGCAGCCCGAGGTGGGACATCCCGATCTCGTAGGCGTCCGGGAACGCGAGGAGGACGCGGGCGCGGGCCTCTTCCCAGGGGAGGAGGGGCGCCCGGATCTCGCTTCCGCTGTAGCGGGAAGGCTTCCTGATCGACGGGGGGATCGCGGTCATGGCTTTAAAAAATCCCATTATATTGATGAAAACGCAACGGTTTCACGCTACATTATCCCATTAGAACCGGGCCCGACGGGGAGGGCAGGGGGGAAGTTGCGCCTTTTCGGCACCATGGGGGCGGAGGCCTCGTTCCGGGAGGAGGATTTCTTCGGCCGCGACGAGGAGCTTTCCGCCCTGACGCGGGCGGCGGTGGAGGGCGGGCGCTCCGTCGGCTCCTCCTTCATGATCTACGGCCCCCCCAACATCGGGAAAACGCAGCTTCTTCTCAAGCTGAAGGACTTCCTCCGCGCCGGCGCCGGCGAGGCCGGAGGCCCGAGGCCGTTCCCCTTCTACTTTTCCTTCAGCCAGATCCTGTCCCATCCGCTGGCGCTCTCCCAGCATTTCCTGCAGGAGTTCCTCGGGCAGCTCCTGCTGTTCTACGGCGACGAGCACCCGCCCGCGTTCGATCCCGAGGCGATGTGCGAGCGGCTCGCGACCTACGGGTACACCGGCGGCAGGGCAACCCTTTCCGCGCACGCGCGGTACACCGCTGCGGGGGACGGCCTCTCCGCCCTGGTGAACGCCGTCTCCCTTCCCTTTTCCGGTCCCGGGGGCTCCTTCCATCCCGTCTTCCTGTTCGACGACTTCCAGTATACGGGCAAACTGCAGGGCGTTCCCGAAGGGACCATGCTTTCCATCCTGCGGCCGTACATCAAGAGCGGGCGCTTCCCGATGTTCCTCTCCGGCTCCTCGCCCGGC from Thermodesulfobacteriota bacterium harbors:
- a CDS encoding TIGR03936 family radical SAM-associated protein, with translation MTAIPPSIRKPSRYSGSEIRAPLLPWEEARARVLLAFPDAYEIGMSHLGLLLLHTILNARPGTRCERVFAPWGDYEEHLRASGMPLPSLESGRPAGSFDMIGFSLCYELTYTNVLMMLDLAGIPLRSKERGEEQPLVVAGGVCTLNPAPVAPFFDALLVGDGEVAALEIVSAVQERKERGSSRAALLDALARIPGVYVPGISSSVSRRVLPDLALSPLLPAPILPSMRVIHDRLAVEISRGCTRGCRFCQAGYAYRPVRERDPLVVLRYLQEEAPRTGYDEVGLLSLSAADYSCIDRLVTEAMEALAPDHVSLSLPSLRLDALKENTVEQLRKVRKSGFTLAPEAGTERLRRAINKDIADDDVLRTAEWIFGNGWQTLKLYFMVGLPGETAEDVRAVAALAKRVGAVARRHGKRCSVTVSVSPFVPKPHTPFQWERQAGREEMWERIRMLRDALGRDRNVEVKHNSPEVSELEGVFARGDGRLPEAILSAYRNGARFDAWTESFRPEAWSRAFSEGGIDPLEYLAERDPAGPLPWDVVDPGISREFLKAERDKARAGEATPDCRAAGCSACGACPPGLANITFAGRMGAAPAAGRVEDALPPHAKAPPQRHVVRIVYAKEGPAKYLSGLEIQSLWGRTFRRAGLPVAYSQGFNPAPRLSLSPALAVGTDSECEFLEAEFFLPVVASGLPSALPPHLPAGVRLVSAKAVPPGSPRLSDFDIASTYVLRPLPECPLPDEAAPGR